One region of Quercus lobata isolate SW786 chromosome 2, ValleyOak3.0 Primary Assembly, whole genome shotgun sequence genomic DNA includes:
- the LOC115970093 gene encoding uncharacterized protein LOC115970093 translates to MAVHSKNKALMCKVFPSNLGPVAMRWFNGLKADSISSFKELTQTFGFRFITCSRAPRPLASLLSLSMREEKTLKTYSDRYWEMFNEIGGDFKDVAISTFKLGLPAEHDLRKSLTGKPVTSIRQLMDWIDKYKRVEEDQLQDKGKGKVIL, encoded by the coding sequence atgGCTGTACATTCCAAGAACAaagccttgatgtgcaaggtttttCCGTCCAATTTGGGGCctgtggcgatgaggtggtttaatGGTCTGAAGGCAGATTCCATTAGTTCCTTTAAGGAACTCACCCAAACATTTGGGTTCCGTTTTATTACGTGCAGCAGAGCTCCTCGTCCTTTGGCTTCTTTGCTATCTCTGTCCATGAGAGAGGAAAAAACTCTGAAAACATACTCGGACCGatattgggagatgttcaacgaGATAGGGGGCGATTTTAAGGACGTGGCCATCAGTACTTTCAAGCTCGGCCTGCCTGCAGAGCATGACTTAAGGAAGTCTTTGACGGGGAAACCCGTCACCAGTATACGTCAACTCATGGATTGGATTGACAAGTATAAGAGGGTTGAGGAAGACCAACTGCAAGATAAGGGGAAAGGCAAGGTTATCCTTTAa
- the LOC115970083 gene encoding uncharacterized protein LOC115970083 — protein MDGKSVGVISLQEPLSWMVYVDGATNHKGSGVGLVLISPNKITIEKSLRLVFSTMTNEAEYEALLVGMTVVQKMGGKTVEIFSDSRLVVGQVKGSWRHKILECRNICVRSRNAHADSLATLATFAAQGLPRVILMEDLCKPYEEGRHVVHVHQIRAGPNWMDLIMLFLKEDVLPESKFEADKIRRKTPWFWLSRDRKLYKRSFSGPYLLCVHPEAVELLLEELHEGIYGSHTGVDLYLTELSHKWSLDIVGPFPKATGNKRYLLVGTDYFKKWVEAEPLANIRDVDVKIFLWKNIVTRFGVPQTLISNNGLQFYSKAFRRYCCDQGITNRYSTSTYLQGNGQAEAVNKVIGITNKYSTPAYPQGNGQVEAVNKVIVSGLKKRLDDAKWKWVEELSHVLWAYRTTPRRSTGETPFSMTYGAKTVIPLETRFPTLRSNSFIPSKNDELLEKSLDLIKERRENTMVQLAYYQNKVKQRYDANIKLRPLTVGDLVLRKVLGTIRNPAWGKLGPNWEGSYCITSAAGIGAYYLEDLEEKAVARPWNV, from the exons atggatggaaaatcggttggcgtAATCTCCTTACAAGAGCCCCTGTCATGGATGGTCTACGTTGACGGTGCAACTAACCACAAAGGATCTGGGGTGGGACTCGTTTTGATATCTCCAAATAAGATCACAATTGAAAAGTCTCTAAGATTGGTATTCTCGACTATGACCAATGAAGCCGAGTACGAAGCTCTATTGGTAGGGATGACCGTGGTTCAGAAGATGGGCGGAAAAACAGTGGAGATTTTTTCTGACTCAAGGCTGGTTGTAGGCCAAGTCAAGGGGAGTTGGAGGCACAAGATCCTAGAATGCAGGAATATTTGTGTCAG AAGTAGGAATGCCCATGCGGATTCTCTCGCCACACTAGCAACATTCGCGGCACAAGGCTTGCCTAGGGTAATCCTTATGGAAGACTTGTGCAAACCCTATGAGGAGGGAAGGCATGTGGTCCATGTTCACCAAATAAGGGCAGGGCCTAACTGGATGGACCTTATTATGCTATTCCTTAAGGAAGACGTCCTGCCTGAAAGTAAATTTGAAGCTGACAAGATACGGAGAAAAACTCCTTGGTTCTGGCTGTCTAGGGACCGAAAGCTGTATAAAAGATCCTTCTCTGGCCCATATCTGCTATGCGTACACCCTGAAGCAGTTGAGCTGCTCCTagaagagttgcatgaggggATTTATGGAAGCCACACGGGGGTAGATCTTTATCTCACAGAGCTCTCACACAAG TGGAGCTTGGATATTGTGGGGCCTTTCCCTAAAGCAACAGGGAATAAGAGGTATTTGTTGGTCGGCACGGATTATTTCAAaaagtgggttgaagctgagcctCTGGCGAATATCAGGGATGTGGATGTCAAAATATTCctttggaaaaacattgtcaccAGGTTTGGAGTCCCCCAAACCCTCATCTCGAacaatggacttcaattttaTAGTAAAGCCTTTAGAAGATATTGCTGTGACCAGGGCATAACGAATAGATACTCCACCTCGACATATCTACAGGGAAATGGGCAGGCCGAAGCTGTCAACAAAGTCATA GGCATAACGAATAAATACTCCACCCCGGCATATCCACAgggaaatgggcaggtcgaaGCTGTCAACAAAGTCATAGTAAGTGGacttaaaaagagattggatgatgcaaaatggaaatgggtagaagagctaTCCCATGTCCTATGGGCCTATCGAACTACACCTCGAAGGTCCACAGGAGAGACGCCTTTCTCTATGACTTATGGGGCCAAGACTGTTATCCCTTTAGAAACCAGATTCCCCACATTGAGATCAAATTCCTTCATTCCAAGCAAAAACGATGAGTTGTTGGAGAAGAGCTTGGACTTAATTAAAGAACGGAGAGAAAACACCATGGTCCAATTGGCCTACTACCAAAACAAGGTCAAGCAAAGGTATGATGCCAACATAAAGTTAAGGCCACTAACAGTTGGCGACTTGGTCTTAAGAAAAGTCCTAGGAACGATAAGGAACCCAGCATGGGGAAAGTTgggacccaactgggaaggGTCATATTGTATCACATCGGCGGCCGGGATAGGTGCCTATTATTTGGAGGATCTAGAGGAAAAAGCTGTAgcacgcccttggaatgtatag